A region of Panicum virgatum strain AP13 chromosome 8N, P.virgatum_v5, whole genome shotgun sequence DNA encodes the following proteins:
- the LOC120685459 gene encoding proline-rich receptor-like protein kinase PERK1 isoform X4 encodes MADPLSIVDNIIQLVLAIKKAVETVRENKDECVDIQRRVLRIKILLSLLKKSEMMKHQAMSDALEDLGNALYRALEVVKACQARNILCRFCASGKQAKKLRQVRGYISETMMVAIFATNIVVYVESESHDSDGEPDPFSEHLPASPPLSIVVGEDRLSPSPAHAAPSTSINVVDVSDSDLSPHSPKQQLSPPPTVPPPALSEHLHSHLSTKQQQQQKRKHPSPPTSPPFSRHKPPYPPTKPPPSPPHPPPAKIAPLSNHIPPYPPTQPPLPPLCSSLSEHLPPHTPTQPPPPPPIKITSPSPPKHLPSHPTTQPPATPTPHPPTLKIGPTPFEYLHPQPKITKSLPPLPPPPPPPPPPLSPSPPLHPSIPSTTAPHLPSCLHHPHTSTHLPRHSPTQGTSKIFVPASISSALSTDNVRKHSHLLSGSDKSEEKYERKEAPARSSTASSRLPGLTKFSLSNLKAATHEFSNGKMIESNDCTVYEGELHDGVMVTIKKFRNPPRSLVARWNAKLHLASKLQSKDAEALGNNKYIIRVLGYGHEFLWGHESLEPHYFLVEEYLPNGNMGGVIYGSQSVNWSSRFLIIQGLAHGLHYLHEQNIVHMNVKPANILLDSDMNPKLADFGIARTLKQPVIEDDNIAGTVGYMPPEYILEGTLSMRYDVYSFGVTLLETISGMCRDAPARHHASVPWAWNMRGSKQMEDLFDLSLYKESQLTEIKRCLEIGLLCTQFEPAKRPTMAEVLDMLNGKKQLATPKQPEYTKGRGTTAEGAIHKTRSGSCHCALCRDKAR; translated from the exons ATGGCTGATCCTTTGTCCATAGTGGACAACATCATCCAACTGGTGCTCGCGATCAAGAAAGCCGTGGAAACAGTCCGTGAGAACAAGGATGAATGTGTTGACATTCAGCGCCGCGTGCTCAGAATCAAGATTCTACTATCGCTACTGAAGAAATCAGAGATGATGAAGCACCAAGCGATGAGCGATGCACTGGAGGACCTCGGTAATGCTCTGTACCGTGCCCTCGAGGTCGTCAAAGCCTGCCAGGCGAGGAACATCCTGTGTCGGTTTTGTGCATCCGGAAAACAGGCGAAGAAGTTGCGCCAGGTTAGGGGTTATATATCGGAGACGATGATGGTGGCCATCTTTGCAACCAATATTGTCGTCTATGTCGAGTCAGAAAGTCATGATAGTGATGGAGAACCTGATCCCTTCTCTGAACATCTACCAGCATCCCCTCCTCTTTCCATTGTTGTTGGTGAGGATCGACTTTCTCCTTCGCCTGCACATGCAGCTCCTTCTACTTCCATTAATGTTGTTGATGTCTCTGATTCTGATCTATCTCCACATTCACCTAAACAACAACTATCCCCTCCTCCAACAGTTCCACCCCCTGCTTTATCGGAACATCTACATTCTCATTTATCtacaaaacaacaacaacaacaaaaaagaaaacaccCATCGCCACCTACTTCTCCTCCTTTTTCCAGACATAAACCTCCTTATCCACCTACAAAaccaccaccatcaccaccacATCCTCCTCCTGCAAAAATAGCTCCTCTTTCGAACCATATACCTCCTTACCCACCTACACAGCCACCATTACCGCCACTATGTTCTTCTCTTTCAGAACATCTGCCTCCTCATACACCTACAcagccaccacctcctcctcctataAAAATAACTTCCCCTTCTCCTCCCAAGCATCTACCTTCTCATCCAACAACACAACCACCGGCGACACCTACTCCCCATCCCCCTACCTTAAAAATTGGTCCTACTCCTTTTGAATATCTACATCCTCAACCCAAAATTACAAAGTCACTACCTCCtcttccaccaccaccaccaccaccaccacctccacttTCTCCATCCCCTCCTCTTCACCCTTCTATTCCTTCAACAACAGCTCCTCATCTTCCTTCATGTCTACATCATCCTCATACATCCACACATCTACCCCGTCATTCACCCACACAG GGTACAAGCAAGATTTTTGTCCCTGCTTCTATCTCATCAGCTCTTTCAACTGACAATGTTAG AAAGCATTCACATTTGCTGAGTGGTAGTGATAAATCGGAAGAGAAATATGAGAGAAAAGAAGCACCAGCAAGAAGCAGCACGGCATCTTCTCGCTTACCAG GCTTAACAAAGTTCAGTTTGTCTAACTTGAAGGCCGCTACACATGAATTTTCAAATGGGAAAATGATTGAATCAAATGACTGTACTGTCTATGAG GGTGAATTGCATGATGGAGTCATGGTTACTATCAAGAAATTTCGAAACCCACCGCGAAGTCTTGTGGCACGATGGAATGCTAAGCTTCATCTTGCTTCGAAGCTTCAAAGCAAGGATGCGGAGGCTCTAGGGAATAACAAGTATATAATCAGAGTTCTGGGATATGGCCACGAGTTCTTATGGGGGCATGAGTCTCTTGAACCTCATTATTTCCTAGTCGAAGAATACTTGCCAAACGGAAACATGGGCGGCGTTATTTATG GGTCTCAATCTGTTAATTGGTCCTCCCGCTTTCTGATAATTCAGGGATTAGCCCACGGCCTACATTACCTACATGAACAAAACATTGTCCATATGAATGTGAAACCAGCCAACATCCTCTTGGATTCTGATATGAATCCAAAGTTAGCTGATTTTGGAATAGCTAGAACGTTGAAGCAACCGGTGATTGAAGACGACAACATAGCAGGCACAGT GGGTTATATGCCTCCTGAATATATCTTGGAAGGTACTTTGTCGATGAGGTACGATGTGTACAGCTTTGGTGTAACCCTCCTTGAGACTATTAGTGGCATGTGCAGAGATGCACCTGCTCGACACCATGCTTCAGTTCCATGG GCCTGGAATATGCGAGGAAGTAAACAAATGGAGGATCTATTTGACCTGTCCTTGTACAAGGAATCTCAACTAACAGAGATAAAGAGGTGCTTGGAGATAGGACTACTATGCACTCAATTTGAGCCGGCCAAGCGTCCTACCATGGCGGAAGTTCTTGACATGCTTAATGGCAAGAAACAGTTAGCAACTCCCAAGCAACCGGAATACACCAAAGGAAGGGGCACAACCGCAGAAGGTGCCATCCATAAGACCAGAAGTGGGAG TTGCCACTGTGCTCTGTGCAGGGACAAGGCTCGATGA